In Streptomyces sp. NBC_00569, a single genomic region encodes these proteins:
- a CDS encoding DegT/DnrJ/EryC1/StrS family aminotransferase has translation MLRAAGIGTGDEVIVPAYGNVEVAEAVELAGARPVFADIDPDTYCLAPASVEAGVSAHTAAIIAVHRFGQPADVARLRQIGGRRGLLVLEQGESEQPHDGLAERQAHAGYLNARLSGVRTPAGSERHTYQQYVVRVPGNGRPDRDAFAHAVRARGIDCRVPVKTPVHRLPQFRRDVALPETERAADETLALPVSGTLSRRELHKVVSACNALGGLLQPAF, from the coding sequence ATGCTGAGGGCCGCCGGTATCGGAACCGGTGACGAGGTCATCGTGCCCGCCTACGGGAACGTCGAGGTTGCGGAGGCCGTCGAACTGGCCGGTGCCAGGCCGGTGTTCGCGGACATAGACCCCGACACGTACTGTCTCGCCCCCGCCTCGGTCGAGGCCGGCGTCAGTGCGCACACCGCGGCGATCATCGCCGTACACCGCTTCGGGCAGCCGGCCGATGTGGCGCGGCTCCGGCAGATCGGTGGGCGGCGCGGGCTGCTCGTCCTGGAGCAGGGCGAGTCGGAGCAGCCGCACGACGGGCTCGCCGAGCGGCAGGCGCACGCCGGCTATCTGAACGCGCGGCTCAGTGGCGTACGGACGCCCGCCGGGAGCGAGCGGCACACCTACCAGCAGTACGTCGTCCGGGTGCCCGGCAACGGGCGGCCCGACCGGGACGCCTTCGCGCATGCCGTACGGGCCAGGGGAATTGACTGCCGCGTGCCGGTGAAGACGCCCGTGCACCGGCTGCCGCAGTTCCGGCGTGACGTGGCGCTGCCGGAGACGGAGCGGGCCGCCGACGAGACGCTGGCGCTGCCCGTCAGTGGCACGCTGTCGCGGCGCGAACTCCACAAGGTCGTCTCCGCGTGCAACGCGCTCGGTGGGCTGCTGCAGCCCGCTTTCTGA
- a CDS encoding SpoIIE family protein phosphatase, translating into MITARAAATFDPVGRSVATARAFVRDTLQGWGFPDIIDDAVVLTSELVTNAVVHAGTSAEVLCLRTDDGVRVEVADRYPEREIPLQQSAINMGNPDREGGRGLQLCAALATRWGVDYTPTHKLVWFQLALPQRSVGTRTAGPALPTDLLPLADSRVRVAVVQIDRTGAVSAWSEDAEHLFGYVAEQVIGKPLTDFAAWPHTPGTSTGIADALQFSRWEGSYGIRGANGRVTPVYASHLRVRDADGDPSTVCLLVRDHERAVLQTPLRGQTTSESGTLSEGNASDPFEVFIGSPAPDDLDGLLQRTVERARDMLDGDSAFLLLATDDETELEVRASTGLPSARQRFARVPVEVGPGRYGSARMPAVHEDLTVVPGAVPLLNGTGMRSVVTVPLKVEGRLTGSLGVAAEAPDRYSNEEALRLQFAADRIALAVESARLGELEKLRRGSLSFLVEASDLLAGTLDRDQTLALMAQMTVPTLATWCAVYTIADQSSEPYLSYVLHEDEERIDGLKALLSKISPPDPVPTPGARVWAAPAEAAHQAALRTSKRSLGLGAPASVSSGIGTTLATASAVGGETVVLPLVARNRVIGMLTLGKPSDEHFRQEILELAEDLSRRAALALDNARLYSERMAISQSLQRSLLPPELPHIPGVEVEVIYRAAGEGNEVGGDFYDLFPIRDGAYGFAIGDVCGTGPEAAAVTGLARHALRLLAREGFGGPAVLERLNAAILDEGARSRFLTLLYGELWPQEDGSAVLKMVCAGHPLPLRLRQDGTVEPYAEPQPLLGVMEDLELYEQTMTLDPGDVLLCVTDGITERREGTRMLGDDGLADVLTTCTGLTAGAVAARIMRAVERFASDAPSDDMAILTMRVPELQKD; encoded by the coding sequence GTGATCACCGCGCGCGCGGCTGCCACCTTCGACCCCGTCGGGCGGTCCGTCGCGACCGCCCGCGCCTTTGTGCGCGACACCCTCCAGGGGTGGGGCTTCCCCGACATCATCGACGACGCGGTCGTCCTCACCAGTGAACTCGTGACGAACGCCGTCGTGCACGCCGGCACCTCCGCCGAGGTCCTGTGCCTGCGCACCGACGACGGCGTACGCGTCGAGGTCGCCGACCGCTACCCGGAGCGCGAGATCCCGCTCCAGCAGTCCGCGATCAACATGGGCAACCCCGACCGCGAGGGCGGCCGCGGCCTCCAGCTCTGCGCGGCCCTCGCCACCCGCTGGGGCGTCGACTACACGCCGACCCACAAACTCGTCTGGTTCCAACTCGCCCTTCCCCAGCGCTCGGTGGGCACCCGCACCGCGGGCCCCGCCCTCCCCACCGACCTCCTCCCACTGGCCGACAGCAGAGTGCGGGTCGCCGTCGTCCAGATCGACCGCACCGGAGCCGTCTCCGCCTGGAGCGAGGACGCGGAACATCTCTTCGGATACGTCGCCGAACAGGTCATCGGAAAACCCCTCACCGACTTCGCGGCCTGGCCGCACACCCCCGGCACGAGCACGGGAATCGCCGACGCGCTGCAGTTCTCGCGCTGGGAAGGCAGCTACGGCATCCGCGGCGCCAACGGCCGCGTCACACCCGTCTACGCCTCCCACCTGCGCGTCCGCGACGCCGACGGCGACCCCTCCACGGTCTGTCTCCTCGTCCGCGACCACGAGCGCGCCGTCCTGCAGACCCCGCTGCGCGGCCAGACCACCTCGGAGAGCGGCACGCTGTCCGAGGGCAACGCGTCCGACCCGTTCGAGGTCTTCATCGGCTCACCCGCCCCTGACGACCTCGATGGCCTGCTCCAGCGCACCGTCGAACGCGCCCGCGACATGCTCGACGGCGACTCCGCCTTCCTGCTCCTCGCGACCGATGACGAGACCGAACTGGAGGTCCGCGCCTCCACGGGCCTTCCGTCGGCCCGTCAGCGCTTCGCCCGCGTCCCCGTGGAGGTGGGGCCCGGCCGCTACGGCTCGGCCCGCATGCCGGCCGTCCACGAGGACCTCACGGTCGTCCCCGGCGCCGTACCCCTTCTCAACGGCACGGGCATGCGCTCCGTCGTCACGGTCCCGCTCAAGGTCGAGGGCCGCCTCACCGGCTCCCTCGGCGTCGCGGCGGAGGCACCCGACCGCTACTCGAACGAGGAGGCCCTGCGCCTCCAGTTCGCCGCCGACCGCATCGCCCTGGCCGTCGAGTCGGCCCGCCTCGGCGAGCTCGAAAAGCTCCGCCGCGGCTCCCTGAGCTTCCTCGTCGAGGCATCCGACCTCCTCGCCGGCACGCTCGACCGCGACCAGACCCTGGCGCTCATGGCCCAGATGACGGTCCCGACGCTCGCCACCTGGTGCGCCGTCTACACGATCGCCGACCAGTCCTCGGAGCCGTACCTCTCCTACGTCCTGCACGAGGACGAGGAGCGCATCGACGGCCTCAAGGCGCTCCTCTCCAAGATCTCCCCGCCCGACCCGGTTCCGACCCCCGGAGCCCGCGTCTGGGCGGCACCTGCCGAAGCGGCCCACCAGGCGGCTCTGCGGACGTCCAAGCGCAGCCTCGGCCTCGGCGCGCCGGCGAGCGTCAGCTCGGGCATCGGCACGACCCTCGCCACGGCCTCCGCGGTCGGCGGCGAGACGGTCGTCCTCCCCCTGGTCGCCCGCAACCGCGTCATCGGCATGCTCACGCTCGGCAAGCCGTCCGACGAACACTTCCGCCAGGAAATCCTGGAACTGGCCGAGGACTTGAGCCGCCGTGCCGCCCTCGCCCTGGACAACGCGCGCCTCTACTCGGAGCGCATGGCCATCAGCCAGTCCCTCCAGCGAAGCCTGCTCCCGCCGGAGCTCCCGCACATCCCGGGCGTCGAGGTCGAGGTCATCTACCGCGCGGCCGGCGAGGGAAACGAGGTGGGCGGCGACTTCTACGACCTCTTCCCGATCCGCGACGGCGCCTACGGCTTCGCCATCGGCGACGTCTGCGGTACGGGACCGGAGGCCGCGGCGGTCACCGGCCTGGCCCGGCACGCCCTGCGCCTCCTGGCCCGCGAAGGCTTCGGCGGCCCCGCGGTCCTGGAGCGCCTGAACGCCGCGATCCTCGACGAGGGCGCCCGAAGCCGCTTCCTCACGCTCCTCTACGGGGAGTTGTGGCCGCAGGAGGACGGCTCGGCGGTCCTGAAGATGGTCTGCGCCGGTCACCCGCTCCCCCTGCGCCTGCGCCAGGACGGCACGGTCGAGCCGTACGCGGAGCCGCAGCCGCTGCTCGGCGTCATGGAGGACCTGGAGCTCTATGAGCAGACGATGACGCTCGACCCGGGCGATGTCCTCCTCTGTGTCACGGACGGCATCACCGAACGCCGCGAAGGCACCCGCATGCTGGGCGACGACGGCCTGGCGGACGTCCTGACGACCTGTACGGGTCTGACGGCCGGCGCGGTGGCGGCCCGCATCATGCGCGCGGTCGAGCGTTTCGCGTCTGACGCCCCTTCGGACGACATGGCCATCCTGACCATGCGTGTCCCGGAACTCCAGAAGGACTGA